TCAACGAAATGACGGAAGCGCGCAGTGCCGAGGTCCTGGACTTCCTGTTTCGGCATCAGCTGCAGGAGAAGTACCGCTACCGCCACAACTGGTCGGAAGGCGACGTGCTGATGTGGGACAACATGGGCACCATCCACAACGCGGTGGCCGATTACCGGCCCGACGAGCCGCGGTTGATCAAGCGCTGCCAGGTCATGGCGGACAAGTACTTTCCGGAGGCGTTCGCAGGACAGACATGATCGCGTGCTCGGCACAACGAGCGGCGCCATATGAGCGGCCCATGCCGCCACAACGAGGAGACAGACATGAAGCTACGAGACATGGCCAGGCGGGCACTGGCAGGAGGCGGCGTGCCGAAGTTGGCCATCGCGGCCATCCTCGGCATCGCCGCGACGGCCGCGATGAGCACGGCCGCGCGCGCCGACGACTATCCATCGCGGCCGATACGCATGGTGGTGGGATATGCCGCCGGCGGCCCCACCGACGTGATCGCACGCGTCATGGCCAAGGAGATGACGGAAAGCCTGGGCGCTTCCGTCGTGGTGGAGAACAAGCCCGGGGCCAGCGCGTCCATCGCCGCCACCGACGTGATGCGCGCGCCGCCCGATGGCTACAAGCTGCTGGTCACGTCGCTGACGTTGAACGTGAATCCGCTGCTGTATCCCAAACGCTATGACTACGATCCGGTGAAGGCTTTCGAGCCCATCACCAACTTCGCCAACAACCCGATGTTGCTGGTCACCAACTACGACTCGCCGTACAAGGACCTGCCCAGCCTGATCGCCGATGCCAAGGCACATCCCGGCAAGCTGACCTTCGGCTCGTCCGGGGTGGGCGGCTCGGCCCACCTGGCCGCCGAAATGCTGGCGACCGAAGCTGGCATCAAGATGGTCCACGTTCCTTTCAAGGGCAACGGTCCGGCATTGCAGGAGATGGTGGCGGGGCGCATCAGCTTCATGTTCTACCCCAGCGTGGGCATCGCCAACTACGTTGCCGCCAAGCAGCTACGCGTCCTGGCCGTGGGCACGGACAAGCCGGAGAAGGACTTCCCCGGCGTGCCCACCATGGACAGCCTGGGCTACAAGGGCTTCGAGCAGGGCGCGCCCTGGGTGGGCATGCTGGCGCCCGCCGGTACGCCCAAGGCCATCGTCGACAAACTGAACAAGGCGGCGGTGGACGCGCTGGCCAAGCCTGCCGTGCGTGCGCAACTGGCGCAACTGGGCGCGGTGGTGGTCGCCGACAGCCCGGCGCGCTTCCGCCAGTTCCTGATCGAAGACAAGGCGCGTTGGGCCGACGTCATCAAGAAGGGCAACGTGACCGCCGACGATTCGGGGAATTGACGATGCGACCCGGGTCTCCTCGCCCCGAGGACGGCGCACCATGAGCGGCATCGCGCTGGACGATTGCTATTCCGTGGACCGGCTGCGGGCGGCCGCGCGGGCGCGCCTGCCCGCGCCCGTGTTCGATTTCTTCGAAGGCGGCGCCGAAGACGAGATCACCTTGCGCGACAACGTGGACGCGTTCCGCCGCGTGCGTCTGCTGCCGCGGGTGCTGCGCGACGTGTCCCGCGTCGACCTGGCCGCCACGCTGCTGGGCCGCGCCGCCCGGCTGCCGCTGGCCATCGGTCCCACCGGCGCCGTGGGCTTCGGCTGGCGCGGCGGCGATGTGGCGCTGGCACGCGCCGCCGCGCGGCTGGGGCTGCCTTATGCGCTATCGACCTCGGCGACGGCATCCATCGAAGAGATCGCCGAGCAGGCCCCGGGCCGGCTCTGGTTCCAGGCCTATATCCTGCAGGACAAGGCCAGGCTGGACGAACTGATAGGCCGCGCCCACGCGGCGGGCTATGAAGGCCTGGTCATCACCGTCGATCTGCCCGTGGGCGGTAAACGCGAACGCGACCTGGCCAACGGCCTGGGCTTTCCGATGAAGATCACGCCGCGCAATTTCTGGCAGTTCGCGTGCCGTCCCGCGTGGTCGCTGGACATGCTGATACGCCGGCCGCCTGTCATGCCCAGCCTGGCGGGCCTGAAGAAAGTCGAAAGCGACCGCAAGGCGATGCAGTCCGTGGCGGGGCGCAATTACGACCCTGCATTCGACCTGGCCGCGTTGGCGCGCATCCGCGATCGCTGGCCGCGCAAGCTCATCGTCAAGGGCGTGGTGCATCCCGCCGACGTCGACGCCATCGTCGCATTGGGCGCGGACGCCCTGGTGGTGTCCAACCATGGCGGACGCCAGCTCGATACCGGCATCGCCACGCTGGACGCCCTGCCCGCCATCGTGGCGGCGGCGCGCGGCCGGGTGCCGGTGCTGCTGGATGGCGGCGTGCGGCGCGGCAGCGACGTCTACAAGGCCCTGGCGCTGGGCGCGGCGGGCGTATTGACGGGACGCGCGACGCTGTATGGCGTGCTGGCCGGCGGCGAGGAGGGCGTACAGCGCGCGTTGCAGATCCTGGCCGACGAACTGGCGCGCACCATGCAGCTGTGCGGCACGCCCACGTTGGCGGATATTTCGAGCGATGTCCTGCGCATGCCCGACGCCCGGGCCATGCCCTGGGCCGAGTCCGTCCCGGCATGTGCCGAAGCACCGCGGCAGCCGCCGCACGCCGCGTACCGTTACGCAAAGGAGCTGGAATGAACGACACGATCAGCCTGTGCCGCAACCAGGTCATGGGCTTCTTCCGCGACCTGGACGACAAGTCCTACGACAGCCTGGTGGGCCGCATGACGCCGGATGGCATATGGCATCGCCAGGGAAAGGTGCTGAACGGCCGCGAGGACGTGATGCGTGCGATGTCGGCGCGATCGCCGACCATGCGTATCCATCACCTGATCAGCAACCTGTACGCCGACCGCGCGGACGAGCGGCGCTGCGTCATGCGCGGCTATATGCTGGTAGTGCGCCACGAGGCCGGCCGCCCGCTGCAAGGCCCCGCGCCGCTGGACGGAATCGAGAACATCCGCACGACGCATATCGAACTCGTCCGCGTCGACGGCGCCTGGCTGATTGCCGTCATGCGCAATGACGAGCCCAGTTTCGCCATCCAGGCATAGACCATCACGAGGAACACGCCATGAAATGGATACGCTATACGCAGGCGGGTCGCACCAGCTACGGCATCCTGGAGGGCGATCGCATTACCGCCGTGCGCGGCGATCCCTTTCGAGGACACGAGACAACCGGCGAGACGCTCCGCCTGGACGACGTGCGGCTGGAAGTGCCGGTCGTGCCTCCCACCTTCTATTGCGTGGGCCTGAACTACGTCACCCACATCGGCACCGAGGGCCTGAAGATACCCACGCAGCCGGACGTCGGGTATCGCGCCAACAACGCGTTGCAGGCGCATGGACAGGACGTGATGATGCCCGCCGATGCCACCAAGGTTCATTACGAAGGCGAGCTGGTGGTGGTGATCGGCAGGAAAACGCGCAACGTCAGCGAGGCGGAAGCACGAGGCTGCGTGCTCGGCTACACCATCGGCAATGACGTGAGCGAACGGGTCTGGCAGGGTTCGGACCGCACATTCTGGCGTGCCAAGAACAGCGATACCTTCAAGCCCATGGGGCCCTGGATAGAAACACAGGCCGATGTGGACACGATGGAAACCGTGGTGCGGCTGAACGGCGAGGAACGCACGCGGTTTCGCACCAACGACATGCTGTTCGGCATCGACCGCTTCATCAGCACGATGAGCCGCTACCTGACCTTGCATCCCGGCGACATCCTGTGGATGGGAACCGACGGGCATTCACCGGATCTGCGCGACGGCGACGTGGTCGATATCTCCATCACGGGACTGGGTACGTTGACGAATCGCTTCGTACGGGCAAAATAGAAAATTCCCTTTCCGGAGACCGCCATGCGCGCAGCCCTCTATTCCAGGAACGGACCCGCGCGGGACGTCCTGCAGGTGACCGATCTTCCGACGCCGGAGCCCGCACCGGGCGAAGTCCGCGTCAAGCTCGCCGTCTCCGGCGTGAATCCCTCGGATGTGAAATCCCGTGCCGGCAGCCGTCCGGTGACGCAAGGCTTTGTGGTGCCGCACAGCGATGGCGCGGGCGTGATAGACCGCGTGGGCAGCGGCGTGGCGCAGGGTCGGGTGGGCGAACGCGTGTGGATATGGAACGGGCAGTGGCAACGTCCCATGGGCACGGCCGCCGGGTACATCGTCCTGCCGGCGGCCCAGGCGGTGCCCTTGCCCGGGGGCGTGAGCTTCGAGGCCGGCGCATGCATGGGCATCCCGGGGCTGACCGCGATGCGTGGCGTGATGCTGCTGGGCGACCTGGCGGGAAAGACCGTGCTGGTGACCGGCGGCGCGTCGGGCGTGGGCTACTACGCGGCGCAGATGGCGCGGCTGCGTGGCGCCCGGGTCATCACCACGGTCGGGTCCGTGGAAAAGGCGGGCGTGCTGGAAAAGGCCGGTATCGCGGACAACATCCTGTACAAGCAGGAATCCGTGCCGGACCGTCTGCTGGAGATGACCGGCGGCCGGGGCGTGGACGCCATCGTCGATATGGATTTTTCCACCACCGCGGCCCTGGTGCCGGCGGGCGCGGTGGCGCCGCATGGCGTGATCGCGGTGTACGGATCGAATCAGCGCGGCGATATCCCCTTGAACTTCGGTGCGTGGCTGCCGCGCTCGCTGAGCCTGCATTTCTACCTGGTCTACGACCTGCTGCCGGAACAGCGCCGGCAGACGGTGGATGCGCTGGATGCGCTACTGCGTGGGAACGAGCTATCGCACCTGGTGGCGCCTGCGTATCCGCTGGACGACATCGCCGGCGCGCACGAAGCGGTGGAGTCCGGACGCATCGTTGGCAATGTGGTCGTGGCCCTGCCCGCGTAGCACCGGTTCAATCGTCATCCGGCCACATCAGCTTGCCGGCCAGTCCGGAGAACGTCGTGGCGGAGAACTTGGCCATCAGGCGCGAGCGGTACATCTCGACCGTGCGTGGGCTCAGGTTGAGTTGCCGTGCGACCATCTTGCTGGTCTTGCCCTCGGCGATCAGCAGCGCGATTTCGCGTTCGCGGTCGCTGAGGTCCGGCGTCACGGGATGCCGCGTGCTCAAGTCCTCGAAGGTCCAGATGCACAGCGCCAGGGGATCGGCCGGCGTCAACGACCGGCCGATCAGACGGCACCAGAACAGGTCGCCGTCCAGGCGTTTCATGATGCGCTCGCAGGCATAGATGCCGTGGGCGTTCATCGCCGTCCTGGCGCCGTCCGTGGCGCGCACCGCGTCGCGCCGGGCCGGATACAGCGCATCGAAGCTGGTCTCGTTCAGTGTCCCGGGGGGGTATCGGAAGATGGCCTCCAACCGCGAGTTGGCCTGCTGGATGATGCGCCAGCGCGCCACGCACAAGCCGGCCGGAGCCTGCATGAAGGCCTGTCGATAATCGAGCTGCGGCTGCACATCCATGCGGCCTCCCGGAATCGCGCCGGCGCGGCGCGTAAGCCGAAATCTACGCCACTAGTCGCCGGTCGTGATATGCGCCTTCTGTATGATTTCTCGCGCCGTATCGATCTCCCGGTCCAGGAATTTGGCGTAGTCGTCCGCCGTTCCGCCGGCGGGTTCGAAGCCCAGGTCGACGATATGGCGGGCGGCGTCGGGCGTCTTCAGGCGGGCGTCGAAGCCGGCGGCGAGTTTGCGCGCCACCGCGTCGGGCACCCCCTTGGGCGCGATCACGCCATAGGAGATCACGCCGGCGACCTCGGGCACGCCCGCTTCCGCGAAAGTCGGGACATCGGGCAGCGAGGCCAGGCGGTGCGCGCCGGTCACCGCCAGGGCGCGCAGGCGGCCGGATTGGATGTGCGGCAGCACGGTGGAAGGCGCGGAAAAATTGACCTGGGTCTCGCCGGCCACCACCGCCATGACCGAAGGCGCGCCGCCGCGGTAAGGCACGTGGACCAGGCCCGCGCCCGTCACCATGTTGAACTGTTCGCCCGCCAGGTGCAGCGCCGTGCCGTTGCCGGCGGAGCTGAAATTGAAGCGCCCGGGATGGGCCTTGGCCATCGCGACCAGCTCGGCGACGCTATGCGCCGGCACGTCCTTGTTCACCGACAGGACGATGGGGGACGTGGCCGCGAGGATCACCGCGCGAAAATCCTTGCGCGTGTCATAGGGCAGCTTGCTGCCCAGCAAGGTCGCGTTGATGGGAAATGCGCTGTCCACCACCCCCAGGGTGTAGCCGTTGGGCTGCGCCGTCGCCACGACGTTGGTACCGGCGACCGATGCGCCGCCGGCGCGGTTTTCCACGATGATGCGATCGCCCAGGCCGCCGCCCGGCGTGCTGGCCAGCAGGCGGGCGATGACGTCGGAAGCGCCACCCGGCGCATAGGGGACGACGATGCGTATCGGCTGGGCCGGGAAATCGTCGGTGGCATGCGCGGGCGCGCCGGCGGCGGATAGCGCCAGCGCGGCGCCGAGCAGAGCGGTACGCGGATTCATTGCGGGTCTCCAGGTGGGATGCGGGCTATTCCGTCGCCGCGTATTTGCGCAGGACTTCGGGGTCCGGTTCGAAGCCCAGGCCGGGCACGTCCGGCACCTGGACCATGCCGTCGCGCGGCAGCGTGATGCCGCCGGACAATTCGACCGGCATGTCGCAATAGAAGCGTTCGAGTATCGGTGAGGTCGGCAAGGTGGCCAGCACATGCATCGTCGCCAGCAGGCCGGGACCGAAGTACGCGCTGTGCGGCATCAGGCGGATGTCGCGCGCGGCGGCATCGCGCGCGATTTCCAGCATCGCGGTGATGCCGCCGGTCTTGATGGCGCTGGGCTGCGCGTAGGCGATGCCCGTACTGTCCAGCACGCGCCGGAACTCGACGGGATTGCCGACGTTTTCGCCCATCGCCAGCGGGATATCGATGCGGCGGGACAGCGCCGCCATGGCGCTGAAGTCGTCGACCGGGAACAGGGGCTCTTCCAGCCACATGGGCGCGAAGGCGGCGACCTCGCGCGCGAACCGTTCGGCCGTGGGCAGGTCGAACGGGCAGTTCAGGTCCACCATGAGGCCGACGTCCGCGCCGATCGCGGCGCGCGATTCGCGTACGGACGGGACGTCGCGTTCGTGCAGCTTCACGTACCGGTAGCCTTGGTCCACCGCACGGGCGGCGTGGCGCGCGGCCAGATTGGGGTCGCGGTAAGGCAACAGGCTGGCGTAGACGGGCATCCGCGCGTGGCGCAGGGGGCCGATCAGCCCATGCACCGGGCGTCGGGCGGCCTTGCCGGCGATGTCCCAGAGCGCGATGTCGATGGCGGATATCGCATATTGCAGCGGGCCGGCGCGGCCGAAGTGGTAAAGGGTGCGATCGAGCTTGTCGATGACGTCCTCGCGCCGCAGCGCGTCCTCTCCCACGCATAGCGGGGCGACCAGCCGATCGATCAGCAGGCGGGTGACGGGCCAGATGCGTACGCCGAACGCGTCGCCCCAGCCGACGATGCCGTCGTCGGTGGTGACCTTGACCAGCAGGCTTTCCATGCGGGTGCGCGGTTTGCCTCCCAGCGGCAGGGGCGCGGCGCCGCTGTCGTAAGGAATGGCGATCGGCAGCGTTTCTATGGATGCGATTTTCATGGCTACGCCTTCAGGACGTGACGACCGCATGGTGTCCGTCGTAGTTTTCCAATGCGTCGGGATTGGCGTCGATGCCGATGCCCGGCGTGTCGTCGAGCGCGATGCGGCCTTGCGCCGGCGCGGGAAAGCCGGGTGCGCCCAGGGTGCGCAAGGGATTCGGATTGGCGTCCAATTCCAGCACGCCGTCGCCACCGGCGGCGCACAGTACGTGGGCGGCCAGCGCCGCGCCGATATGCGTGCCGAACGCATGCGGGCAGTAGCGCTTGCCGCGCGCCAGCGTCTCGCGCGCCAGGGGCAACACCTGGCTGACGCCGCCCCATTTGCCCAGGTCGGGCTGGACTACGTCCAGCCATTCGAAGGCGGCGCGGAAGGCATCCACGCCCAGCAGGTTCTCGCCGCCTGCCAGAGGGTGCCCGGCGGCGTGCAGGGTGTGCCATTCATGCGCCGGCCGCTCGGGGCCGATGGGTTCTTCCACCCATTGCAGCGGCAAGTCGCGGATGCGCTCCAGCGCGCGGCTGGCGCTGTCGACGTTCCATCCGCAGTTCGCGTCGATCATGGCGCTTTCATCGGCGCACAGGCCCTGCACCGTCCGCCGCAGGTCGTCCAACGCGCCATCATCCTGGAAGCCCGCCTTGAACTTGAAAGCGCGAAAGCCGCGCTCGCGCAGATCGTCCAGCGCCTGCCGCGACAATGACGGCGACACGCCGCTGGCGTACACCGGCAGCGGGCGCGGCTGTCCGCCCAGCAGCCGATACAGCGGCACGCCGCGCATGCGCGCCGCCAGGTCCCACAGCGCGCAGTCCAGGCCCGCCAGCACATGCGCGATGGGTCCGGGCTCGCCGGCAAGCCGCAGCATGGGAATCATCGCGGCCTGGAGCTCGTCCTGCAGCGCGGGGATGTCGGCGATCTTCCTGCCGACGACGCGGGGCGCCACCAGCTTTTCCAGGATGGTGGCGCGGTGGTAGGCGCCGAAGGGCGGATGGCCGCTCCAGATCTCGCCCCAGCCATGGTGGCCGGATGCGTCCCGCACCCTGAGCAGCGCCGAGGTGCGCTGCGTCGACGTGCCGAAAGAGGATTTCACCGCGGGTGGCGCGTTGTCCTGGAAGACGTAGACGTCGATACGGTCGACCTGGAGAAAGTCGCCTTCCGGCAGAGCGGCGAGGGCGGCCGGAGCGGCCGCGGACATGGCGTGGGAACGGGAGTCGGAAGACATCTGTGATCCTGCGGTGCTATGTGATCCTGCGGTGCTAAGTGATGCTGTGCTGTGCGATGCCATGTGGTCCCATGTGGCGCCATGGCCGGCGCGGGCTCAGCGATTGGTCAGGCCCGGGGAGCGCGCCACCACATCGGCCCATAGTCGCGATTGCGCCTGCCATTCCTTCTGGAAGTCGGCACTGGAACCGCCGCCCGGTTGCAGGCCGCCGCCACGCAGCGCGGCC
This genomic interval from Bordetella genomosp. 8 contains the following:
- a CDS encoding mandelate racemase/muconate lactonizing enzyme family protein; its protein translation is MSSDSRSHAMSAAAPAALAALPEGDFLQVDRIDVYVFQDNAPPAVKSSFGTSTQRTSALLRVRDASGHHGWGEIWSGHPPFGAYHRATILEKLVAPRVVGRKIADIPALQDELQAAMIPMLRLAGEPGPIAHVLAGLDCALWDLAARMRGVPLYRLLGGQPRPLPVYASGVSPSLSRQALDDLRERGFRAFKFKAGFQDDGALDDLRRTVQGLCADESAMIDANCGWNVDSASRALERIRDLPLQWVEEPIGPERPAHEWHTLHAAGHPLAGGENLLGVDAFRAAFEWLDVVQPDLGKWGGVSQVLPLARETLARGKRYCPHAFGTHIGAALAAHVLCAAGGDGVLELDANPNPLRTLGAPGFPAPAQGRIALDDTPGIGIDANPDALENYDGHHAVVTS
- a CDS encoding helix-turn-helix domain-containing protein translates to MDVQPQLDYRQAFMQAPAGLCVARWRIIQQANSRLEAIFRYPPGTLNETSFDALYPARRDAVRATDGARTAMNAHGIYACERIMKRLDGDLFWCRLIGRSLTPADPLALCIWTFEDLSTRHPVTPDLSDREREIALLIAEGKTSKMVARQLNLSPRTVEMYRSRLMAKFSATTFSGLAGKLMWPDDD
- a CDS encoding NADPH:quinone reductase, coding for MRAALYSRNGPARDVLQVTDLPTPEPAPGEVRVKLAVSGVNPSDVKSRAGSRPVTQGFVVPHSDGAGVIDRVGSGVAQGRVGERVWIWNGQWQRPMGTAAGYIVLPAAQAVPLPGGVSFEAGACMGIPGLTAMRGVMLLGDLAGKTVLVTGGASGVGYYAAQMARLRGARVITTVGSVEKAGVLEKAGIADNILYKQESVPDRLLEMTGGRGVDAIVDMDFSTTAALVPAGAVAPHGVIAVYGSNQRGDIPLNFGAWLPRSLSLHFYLVYDLLPEQRRQTVDALDALLRGNELSHLVAPAYPLDDIAGAHEAVESGRIVGNVVVALPA
- a CDS encoding nuclear transport factor 2 family protein, which gives rise to MNDTISLCRNQVMGFFRDLDDKSYDSLVGRMTPDGIWHRQGKVLNGREDVMRAMSARSPTMRIHHLISNLYADRADERRCVMRGYMLVVRHEAGRPLQGPAPLDGIENIRTTHIELVRVDGAWLIAVMRNDEPSFAIQA
- a CDS encoding Bug family tripartite tricarboxylate transporter substrate binding protein is translated as MNPRTALLGAALALSAAGAPAHATDDFPAQPIRIVVPYAPGGASDVIARLLASTPGGGLGDRIIVENRAGGASVAGTNVVATAQPNGYTLGVVDSAFPINATLLGSKLPYDTRKDFRAVILAATSPIVLSVNKDVPAHSVAELVAMAKAHPGRFNFSSAGNGTALHLAGEQFNMVTGAGLVHVPYRGGAPSVMAVVAGETQVNFSAPSTVLPHIQSGRLRALAVTGAHRLASLPDVPTFAEAGVPEVAGVISYGVIAPKGVPDAVARKLAAGFDARLKTPDAARHIVDLGFEPAGGTADDYAKFLDREIDTAREIIQKAHITTGD
- a CDS encoding Bug family tripartite tricarboxylate transporter substrate binding protein; the protein is MKLRDMARRALAGGGVPKLAIAAILGIAATAAMSTAARADDYPSRPIRMVVGYAAGGPTDVIARVMAKEMTESLGASVVVENKPGASASIAATDVMRAPPDGYKLLVTSLTLNVNPLLYPKRYDYDPVKAFEPITNFANNPMLLVTNYDSPYKDLPSLIADAKAHPGKLTFGSSGVGGSAHLAAEMLATEAGIKMVHVPFKGNGPALQEMVAGRISFMFYPSVGIANYVAAKQLRVLAVGTDKPEKDFPGVPTMDSLGYKGFEQGAPWVGMLAPAGTPKAIVDKLNKAAVDALAKPAVRAQLAQLGAVVVADSPARFRQFLIEDKARWADVIKKGNVTADDSGN
- a CDS encoding fumarylacetoacetate hydrolase family protein: MKWIRYTQAGRTSYGILEGDRITAVRGDPFRGHETTGETLRLDDVRLEVPVVPPTFYCVGLNYVTHIGTEGLKIPTQPDVGYRANNALQAHGQDVMMPADATKVHYEGELVVVIGRKTRNVSEAEARGCVLGYTIGNDVSERVWQGSDRTFWRAKNSDTFKPMGPWIETQADVDTMETVVRLNGEERTRFRTNDMLFGIDRFISTMSRYLTLHPGDILWMGTDGHSPDLRDGDVVDISITGLGTLTNRFVRAK
- a CDS encoding mandelate racemase/muconate lactonizing enzyme family protein, which gives rise to MKIASIETLPIAIPYDSGAAPLPLGGKPRTRMESLLVKVTTDDGIVGWGDAFGVRIWPVTRLLIDRLVAPLCVGEDALRREDVIDKLDRTLYHFGRAGPLQYAISAIDIALWDIAGKAARRPVHGLIGPLRHARMPVYASLLPYRDPNLAARHAARAVDQGYRYVKLHERDVPSVRESRAAIGADVGLMVDLNCPFDLPTAERFAREVAAFAPMWLEEPLFPVDDFSAMAALSRRIDIPLAMGENVGNPVEFRRVLDSTGIAYAQPSAIKTGGITAMLEIARDAAARDIRLMPHSAYFGPGLLATMHVLATLPTSPILERFYCDMPVELSGGITLPRDGMVQVPDVPGLGFEPDPEVLRKYAATE
- a CDS encoding alpha-hydroxy acid oxidase; translated protein: MSGIALDDCYSVDRLRAAARARLPAPVFDFFEGGAEDEITLRDNVDAFRRVRLLPRVLRDVSRVDLAATLLGRAARLPLAIGPTGAVGFGWRGGDVALARAAARLGLPYALSTSATASIEEIAEQAPGRLWFQAYILQDKARLDELIGRAHAAGYEGLVITVDLPVGGKRERDLANGLGFPMKITPRNFWQFACRPAWSLDMLIRRPPVMPSLAGLKKVESDRKAMQSVAGRNYDPAFDLAALARIRDRWPRKLIVKGVVHPADVDAIVALGADALVVSNHGGRQLDTGIATLDALPAIVAAARGRVPVLLDGGVRRGSDVYKALALGAAGVLTGRATLYGVLAGGEEGVQRALQILADELARTMQLCGTPTLADISSDVLRMPDARAMPWAESVPACAEAPRQPPHAAYRYAKELE